A portion of the Sulfuricurvum kujiense DSM 16994 genome contains these proteins:
- a CDS encoding (2Fe-2S) ferredoxin domain-containing protein translates to MGLPQPAFYIFKCEQSSPPGMPKPSCVNPHTQDIFQHLAQTLMQKGLIATVQPIRTSCMNRCNVGPIMLVEPGHVMYAGLTKEKINEIIDRHIIGGEVVQEYVIPAELWDAPITPADMMKQMGR, encoded by the coding sequence ATGGGTCTTCCTCAACCGGCGTTTTATATTTTTAAATGCGAACAAAGTTCCCCTCCGGGAATGCCGAAACCGAGCTGTGTTAATCCGCATACGCAGGACATTTTTCAGCACTTAGCGCAGACATTGATGCAAAAAGGGCTTATTGCAACGGTACAGCCGATCCGTACGTCATGTATGAATCGTTGTAATGTCGGACCGATTATGCTGGTAGAACCGGGTCATGTTATGTACGCTGGACTTACTAAAGAGAAAATCAATGAGATCATTGATCGTCATATTATCGGCGGTGAAGTGGTACAAGAGTATGTGATTCCTGCAGAGCTTTGGGATGCTCCGATCACCCCTGCAGACATGATGAAGCAAATGGGACGCTAA
- the rplQ gene encoding 50S ribosomal protein L17 produces the protein MRHRHGYRKLGRTSAHREALLTNLSIALIEHGKIETTLIKAKELRSFAEKLITTARAGDANAHRSVFAVLQNKEATKQLLNEVAPKYNDRNGGYTRIVKTRIRRGDATPMAYIELV, from the coding sequence ATGAGACATCGTCACGGATACCGCAAGCTAGGCCGAACAAGCGCACATCGTGAAGCTTTGTTGACTAACCTTAGCATTGCGTTGATTGAACACGGTAAAATTGAAACTACGTTGATCAAAGCAAAAGAACTTCGTTCATTTGCTGAAAAATTGATTACAACTGCACGTGCCGGTGATGCAAACGCACATCGTTCTGTGTTTGCTGTATTGCAAAACAAAGAAGCTACAAAACAACTTCTTAACGAAGTTGCACCAAAATATAACGATCGCAACGGTGGTTACACCCGTATCGTTAAAACTCGTATCCGTCGCGGTGATGCTACACCGATGGCGTACATTGAACTCGTTTAA
- a CDS encoding UDP-N-acetylmuramoyl-L-alanyl-D-glutamate--2,6-diaminopimelate ligase: MKIEVQGQPYRYISENSNDCGNECAFLLTKQNEKYKEDAVSRGAHSIISPDECWKVFGLDRIRVIGITGTNGKTTTASAIYSLLLDLGHKAAMQGTRGFFMNDAPVEGKTLTTPTVLNTYRHMAQAIASGCEYFVMEVSSHAIEQERIAGITFALKILTNITQDHLDYHESIEEYTRIKNLFFQDESKKLINKDEGKAEFNFKNAFTYGVENPATYKIIAYSLNNGVSGVLKYFEDHVPFVSSLHGFFNLYNITAAMAAVHLVTDESLEKIADVVENFGGVSGRMEVVSESPLVIVDFAHTPDGMEQVLNALKEKEVLVVFGAGGDRDRKKRPLMGKVAVAYAKKVYVTSDNPRFEDPDAIIEDILAGIEDKSNVVVDVNRRSAIAQALKERSGDEVVLILGKGDETSQIIYDQHLPFDDRVVAKELLATL, from the coding sequence TTGAAAATTGAGGTTCAAGGCCAGCCGTACCGCTATATAAGCGAAAATTCGAATGACTGCGGCAATGAATGTGCATTCCTTTTGACCAAACAAAACGAGAAATACAAAGAGGATGCAGTTTCCCGAGGAGCCCATTCGATTATATCTCCGGATGAATGCTGGAAGGTTTTTGGACTTGACCGCATTCGTGTTATCGGGATTACGGGAACCAACGGAAAAACGACGACCGCAAGTGCCATTTATTCCCTTTTACTCGATTTGGGCCACAAAGCGGCTATGCAGGGGACACGCGGATTTTTTATGAATGATGCGCCCGTCGAGGGGAAAACGCTTACGACGCCGACGGTGCTTAATACCTACCGCCATATGGCACAGGCAATCGCATCGGGATGCGAATATTTTGTCATGGAAGTGAGCTCGCATGCGATCGAGCAGGAGCGCATTGCGGGAATTACATTTGCGCTAAAGATTTTGACCAATATCACCCAAGATCATCTCGATTACCATGAGAGTATCGAAGAGTATACCCGTATCAAAAATCTTTTTTTCCAAGACGAATCGAAAAAACTGATCAATAAAGATGAAGGAAAGGCAGAGTTTAATTTCAAAAACGCTTTTACCTACGGAGTCGAAAACCCTGCTACCTATAAAATCATTGCCTATTCGCTGAACAACGGCGTAAGCGGTGTGCTGAAATACTTTGAGGATCATGTTCCGTTTGTATCTTCATTGCACGGATTTTTCAACCTCTACAATATCACCGCGGCGATGGCTGCGGTCCATTTGGTAACCGATGAGAGCCTAGAAAAAATTGCCGATGTCGTCGAAAACTTCGGCGGAGTCAGCGGGCGGATGGAAGTGGTCAGCGAATCGCCGCTGGTGATTGTCGATTTCGCTCATACTCCTGATGGGATGGAACAGGTACTGAATGCTCTTAAAGAGAAGGAAGTATTAGTCGTATTCGGTGCAGGGGGCGATCGCGACCGGAAAAAGCGACCTTTGATGGGGAAAGTTGCCGTTGCGTATGCAAAAAAAGTATACGTTACCAGCGATAATCCGCGTTTTGAAGATCCCGATGCGATTATAGAAGATATCCTCGCAGGTATTGAAGATAAAAGCAATGTTGTCGTGGATGTCAATCGCCGCAGTGCAATCGCGCAGGCACTCAAAGAGCGCAGCGGCGATGAAGTGGTTCTGATTTTGGGCAAAGGGGATGAAACGTCGCAGATTATTTACGATCAGCATCTGCCGTTTGATGACCGTGTTGTCGCAAAAGAACTTTTAGCAACACTCTAA
- a CDS encoding NifU family protein produces MIPFSDEELMQPVRNVIDKIRPTLALDGGDIAFLGVKNGTIYVQLQGACIGCSSSGNTLKYGVERQLRMDIHPELTVINVPHGMEHQIDAL; encoded by the coding sequence ATGATCCCATTCAGTGATGAAGAATTAATGCAGCCGGTGCGGAATGTAATTGATAAAATACGGCCTACATTGGCATTAGACGGCGGCGATATAGCGTTTTTGGGTGTAAAAAATGGAACAATTTATGTACAGTTACAAGGTGCATGCATTGGATGTTCAAGCAGCGGCAATACGCTAAAATACGGAGTAGAACGTCAGCTTCGGATGGATATTCATCCGGAATTGACGGTGATTAACGTACCGCATGGGATGGAACATCAAATCGATGCATTATAA
- a CDS encoding polyprenyl synthetase family protein, translating into MEQFETFLGSHLPSAPSFHPHYENSLRQMLIGGGKRFRPALLLGVVRAYNPLLIQSAYHAALAIELLHTYSLIHDDLPAMDNADLRRGIPTLHKTYDEVSAILAGDALNTYAFEVLSNAPFADRVIVKLIRSLAHNGGAEGMVLGQAIDCHFENFRLELDQVKMLHIHKTGKLIAAALQMGAFIVGRDDMAQELYDFGIDLGLLFQIQDDILDVTQNEIQAGKTTNNDQAKNSFVTLLGFERAMEEANILADKINRQMTSFDENLQRELSPTLNHYINRHKD; encoded by the coding sequence ATGGAGCAGTTTGAAACATTCTTAGGGTCACATCTTCCGAGTGCACCAAGCTTTCACCCCCATTATGAAAACTCATTACGACAAATGCTTATCGGAGGGGGAAAACGGTTTCGACCGGCGCTCCTTTTAGGAGTCGTACGAGCCTATAATCCCCTGTTGATTCAAAGTGCTTATCATGCGGCATTGGCCATTGAACTCCTTCACACCTACTCTTTGATTCACGATGATTTACCGGCAATGGACAATGCCGATCTGCGCCGCGGCATTCCGACGCTGCACAAAACGTATGACGAAGTGAGCGCAATTTTGGCGGGAGATGCACTCAATACGTATGCTTTTGAAGTCCTCTCCAATGCTCCGTTTGCTGATCGGGTTATCGTAAAATTGATCCGTTCACTTGCCCATAACGGCGGAGCAGAGGGGATGGTTTTAGGCCAAGCGATTGATTGTCATTTTGAAAACTTTCGTTTAGAACTCGATCAGGTGAAGATGCTTCATATCCACAAAACGGGCAAACTGATTGCCGCGGCGCTTCAAATGGGTGCATTCATCGTCGGTCGTGATGATATGGCTCAAGAGCTTTACGATTTCGGGATCGATTTGGGACTGCTGTTTCAAATCCAAGACGATATTTTAGACGTTACCCAAAATGAGATCCAAGCGGGTAAAACAACCAACAACGATCAGGCAAAGAACAGTTTTGTAACGCTTCTCGGATTTGAGCGTGCCATGGAAGAGGCAAATATTTTAGCGGATAAAATCAACCGCCAAATGACGAGTTTTGATGAGAATTTGCAGCGTGAATTGTCACCAACACTTAACCACTACATTAACCGACACAAGGATTAA
- the rpsD gene encoding 30S ribosomal protein S4: MARYRGPVEKIERRFGVSLGLKGERRLAGKSALDKRPYGPGQHGQRRTKISEYGTQLREKQKAKFMYGLSEKQMRSLFGEAKRRTGNTGTNLVMLLEQRLDNVVYRMGFATTRRFARQLVNHGHVLVDGKRVDIPSYRVKPGQKVEIHEKSKKNNQIVRAIELTNQTGLAAWVDIDQDKAFGIFTRLPEREEVVIPVEERLIVELYSK; the protein is encoded by the coding sequence ATGGCAAGATATAGAGGACCCGTAGAAAAAATCGAAAGAAGATTCGGTGTAAGCCTTGGATTAAAAGGTGAGCGTCGTCTTGCAGGTAAAAGTGCCCTTGACAAACGTCCGTACGGACCTGGCCAACACGGTCAACGCCGTACAAAAATCTCTGAGTACGGTACGCAGCTTCGCGAAAAACAAAAAGCGAAATTTATGTACGGTTTGAGCGAAAAACAAATGCGTTCATTGTTCGGTGAAGCAAAACGTCGCACTGGTAACACCGGTACGAACTTGGTTATGCTTCTTGAGCAGCGTCTTGACAACGTTGTTTACCGTATGGGATTTGCAACGACTCGTCGTTTTGCACGCCAATTGGTAAACCACGGTCACGTATTGGTTGACGGCAAACGTGTTGACATTCCGTCATACCGTGTTAAACCGGGCCAAAAAGTGGAAATCCATGAGAAAAGTAAAAAGAACAACCAAATCGTTCGCGCGATTGAGTTGACCAACCAAACCGGTCTTGCGGCATGGGTTGACATCGATCAAGATAAAGCGTTCGGTATTTTCACACGTCTTCCAGAGCGTGAAGAGGTTGTTATCCCTGTAGAAGAACGTCTAATCGTCGAGCTTTACTCGAAATAA
- the panD gene encoding aspartate 1-decarboxylase, with amino-acid sequence MLIEMLYSKIHRATVTDANLNYVGSITVDEELLEASKMRVGQKVEILNINNGERFSTYIILGERGKRDICLNGAAARKVHKGDKIIIVAYATYNDAELENYKPTVVLVDDENAITDVIEKI; translated from the coding sequence ATGCTCATCGAAATGCTCTACAGTAAAATTCACCGTGCTACGGTCACCGATGCCAACCTTAATTACGTCGGCTCGATCACTGTTGATGAAGAGCTATTGGAAGCTTCGAAAATGCGTGTAGGTCAAAAAGTGGAAATTCTCAACATTAATAACGGTGAGCGGTTTTCAACCTACATCATTCTTGGTGAACGAGGCAAGCGTGATATCTGTCTAAACGGTGCGGCGGCACGTAAAGTGCACAAAGGGGACAAGATTATCATCGTCGCCTATGCAACGTATAATGATGCCGAACTAGAAAATTACAAACCGACCGTGGTATTAGTCGATGATGAGAATGCCATCACCGATGTAATCGAGAAGATATAA
- a CDS encoding TrmH family RNA methyltransferase: MNDSPEYLEKKRFFDSVITLYGRNVAVEVLRDDAVQIHKLHLSKSNRIDETIEEILALAEMRGIEIKYHTKESLSRISKNSAQDQGVAIDVVSQNYRSASNIATDLPSSFRLLALDGINNPQNLGMIVRSAAASKIDGIVLPRRNSTKLSPLVMKASAGTLFKIPIYYCEDLSEILGIKDTAIITLSSHAKDDIHTLKIPSRAIFVLGNETEGVSDAVMRASTHSVSIPMYRGVESLNVAVTAGIVSFLP, translated from the coding sequence ATGAACGATTCTCCTGAATATTTAGAGAAGAAACGTTTTTTTGATTCAGTGATTACTCTGTATGGGCGCAACGTGGCCGTCGAAGTGCTGCGAGACGATGCTGTACAGATTCACAAACTGCACCTCTCCAAAAGCAACCGGATTGATGAGACGATCGAAGAGATTTTGGCTCTCGCCGAAATGCGCGGTATCGAGATAAAATACCACACCAAAGAATCCCTCTCCCGCATCTCCAAAAACAGCGCTCAAGATCAAGGAGTTGCGATTGACGTCGTTAGCCAAAACTACCGCAGTGCCTCTAACATTGCAACCGATCTACCGAGCTCTTTTCGCCTTTTAGCTCTAGATGGGATTAACAACCCTCAAAATTTGGGGATGATTGTCCGATCCGCTGCGGCGAGTAAAATCGACGGGATCGTATTGCCTCGTCGCAACAGCACGAAACTCTCTCCTTTGGTGATGAAAGCGAGCGCGGGTACTCTCTTTAAAATCCCGATCTATTATTGTGAAGATTTATCTGAAATTTTAGGGATTAAAGATACGGCGATTATTACCCTCTCGTCTCACGCTAAAGACGACATCCATACCTTGAAAATCCCTTCTCGGGCTATTTTTGTATTGGGGAATGAGACCGAAGGGGTGAGCGATGCGGTAATGCGAGCTTCGACTCATAGCGTTTCTATACCGATGTATCGGGGAGTCGAGTCACTTAATGTCGCCGTTACGGCAGGGATCGTCAGCTTTCTACCGTAG
- a CDS encoding radical SAM/SPASM domain-containing protein gives MKFSRAYVEITNICGLSCSFCPPKNQPTLTMPLAFFQTAVEQLKKFTDEIALHVMGDPMVLSNVREYLDVAYDAGLKVMITTSGFYLDAVRRKTLFHPALRQVNISLNSFNKNSVSRSFETYMEPILALCDEKLSHSEDFFINLRLWNLDDVHSEKLFNEKLFKLLENHFSLEEGMIASSISGERQSTRLASKILLHFDRYFEWPHLENPTSSHGYCQGLSKQIAILTDGRVVPCCLDSEGIMELGNLNETNLGKILTSKRSQAITDGFSKGMCSEELCQKCSYKERFAKGGIND, from the coding sequence ATGAAATTCAGCCGTGCCTATGTTGAAATCACCAATATCTGCGGCTTATCCTGCAGTTTTTGTCCTCCGAAAAATCAACCTACGTTGACAATGCCGCTGGCTTTTTTCCAAACGGCGGTTGAACAGCTTAAAAAATTCACCGATGAGATAGCCCTTCATGTAATGGGCGATCCGATGGTATTGAGCAATGTGAGAGAGTATCTCGATGTTGCTTATGATGCCGGTTTGAAAGTGATGATCACCACCAGCGGATTTTATCTCGACGCCGTTCGGCGCAAGACACTTTTTCATCCCGCTTTGCGTCAAGTGAATATTTCCCTCAACAGTTTTAATAAAAACAGCGTCTCCAGAAGCTTTGAAACGTATATGGAACCCATATTGGCACTGTGTGATGAAAAGCTTTCGCATTCCGAAGATTTTTTTATCAATCTTCGCCTTTGGAATTTGGATGATGTTCACAGTGAGAAGCTTTTTAATGAAAAATTGTTCAAGCTTCTCGAAAATCACTTCTCTCTTGAAGAGGGGATGATTGCTTCAAGCATCAGCGGCGAGCGTCAGTCAACCCGGCTGGCATCCAAAATCCTTCTCCATTTTGACCGTTATTTTGAATGGCCTCATCTTGAGAATCCAACTTCTTCGCATGGCTATTGCCAAGGGTTGAGCAAGCAAATCGCTATTCTTACCGACGGCAGAGTCGTACCGTGCTGTTTGGATAGTGAGGGGATTATGGAACTCGGTAACCTGAACGAGACAAATTTGGGTAAAATTCTGACATCAAAACGCTCCCAAGCAATAACCGATGGGTTTTCCAAAGGGATGTGCAGCGAAGAACTATGCCAAAAATGCTCCTACAAAGAGCGATTTGC
- the tkt gene encoding transketolase → MSNTMRQKMADTIRFLAADMVQQANSGHPGAPMGLADIAVVLSEHMNHNPKNSKWLNRDRLVFSGGHGTGLIYSLYYLWGYGLEIDDLKNFRQLDSKTPGHPEYGHTAGVEITTGPLGQGIANAVGFAMASAYVGNKVNSETAELIDHNVYCLCGDGDLEEGISYEACSIAGHMGLDNLVLIYDSNRITIEGSTELSLSENMRDRFESQNWAVLEIDGHNFAEIDGALTQAKTIKRPVLIIANTVIAKGGGKMEGSHHAHGAPLGHDVIKTAKAAAGFDPEKTFHVDADVLERFRCAIEKGDLAEREWNHRIKELPLVEQNEAYEQLLNPDFSRIQWPTFEKADATRNTNGIILNAIAKAIPGFIGGSADLGPSNKTELANMGDFPKGKNIHFGIREHAMASITNAMALYGPLMPFSATFFVFSDYLKPSARIAALSGIQHFFIWTHDSIGVGEDGPTHQPIEHLSQFRALPNFYVYRPADGAENVKCWQKALSMKHSPSAFVCSRQNLPLLPSAVHGDVENGGYLIVDKAGATVTLMASGSEVGLAIETAELLASRGVAANVVSVPCFDLLLEQPQSYLDSIIKPGTKRVAIEAARGLEWYRFADTVVAMDGFGASAPADKLFEKFGFSAEAVAAKI, encoded by the coding sequence ATGAGTAATACAATGCGCCAAAAAATGGCAGACACGATCCGCTTTTTAGCGGCAGATATGGTTCAACAGGCTAATTCAGGGCATCCGGGCGCACCGATGGGGTTGGCGGATATTGCAGTCGTTCTCTCTGAACACATGAACCATAATCCGAAAAATTCGAAATGGCTCAATCGTGACCGTTTGGTGTTCTCAGGAGGGCACGGAACCGGTTTGATCTATTCACTCTACTATCTGTGGGGATACGGGCTGGAGATCGATGATCTTAAAAACTTCCGTCAACTCGATTCTAAAACTCCGGGGCATCCGGAATACGGACACACGGCCGGGGTTGAGATCACAACAGGTCCTTTGGGTCAGGGGATCGCCAATGCGGTCGGTTTCGCGATGGCTTCGGCGTATGTCGGTAACAAAGTGAACTCTGAAACAGCCGAATTGATCGATCACAATGTTTACTGTCTGTGCGGAGACGGCGACTTGGAAGAGGGGATCAGCTACGAAGCGTGTTCGATTGCCGGACATATGGGGCTTGACAATCTGGTATTGATCTACGATTCAAACCGTATTACGATCGAGGGCTCTACCGAACTCAGCCTCAGCGAAAATATGAGAGACCGTTTCGAATCTCAAAACTGGGCAGTTTTGGAAATCGACGGTCATAATTTCGCTGAGATCGACGGTGCGTTGACTCAAGCGAAAACGATCAAACGTCCGGTTCTTATTATCGCCAATACCGTTATCGCCAAAGGGGGCGGTAAAATGGAGGGCTCCCATCATGCTCACGGTGCGCCGTTGGGTCACGATGTCATCAAAACGGCTAAAGCAGCCGCAGGGTTTGATCCTGAAAAAACATTCCATGTCGATGCGGATGTATTGGAGCGTTTCCGATGTGCGATCGAAAAAGGGGATTTGGCGGAGCGTGAGTGGAATCACCGCATTAAAGAGCTTCCGTTGGTTGAGCAAAATGAGGCGTATGAACAGCTCCTTAATCCGGACTTCTCTCGTATCCAATGGCCGACGTTCGAAAAAGCGGATGCGACCCGTAATACCAACGGGATCATTTTGAATGCGATTGCCAAAGCGATTCCGGGATTTATCGGCGGATCTGCCGACTTAGGACCCTCTAATAAAACCGAACTTGCTAATATGGGCGATTTTCCGAAGGGTAAAAATATCCATTTCGGTATCCGTGAACATGCAATGGCATCGATTACAAATGCGATGGCATTGTACGGGCCGCTGATGCCGTTTAGCGCTACCTTTTTCGTATTCAGCGATTACCTCAAACCATCGGCCCGTATTGCGGCGCTAAGCGGAATTCAGCATTTCTTTATCTGGACACACGACAGTATCGGTGTCGGTGAAGACGGACCTACCCATCAGCCGATCGAACATTTGAGCCAGTTTAGAGCACTGCCGAACTTTTACGTCTATCGTCCTGCGGATGGGGCGGAAAACGTCAAATGCTGGCAAAAAGCACTCAGCATGAAACACTCTCCGTCCGCGTTCGTCTGTTCACGCCAAAATCTTCCGTTGCTCCCTTCTGCCGTTCACGGTGATGTGGAAAACGGCGGTTATCTGATTGTCGATAAAGCGGGTGCGACGGTGACATTGATGGCATCGGGTTCTGAGGTTGGTTTGGCAATCGAGACGGCAGAGCTTCTGGCATCACGCGGAGTTGCGGCCAATGTTGTGAGTGTGCCGTGTTTTGATCTGTTGTTAGAGCAGCCTCAGAGCTATCTTGATTCTATCATTAAACCGGGAACGAAACGTGTTGCGATTGAAGCGGCACGCGGACTTGAGTGGTACCGATTCGCTGACACCGTCGTGGCGATGGATGGATTCGGGGCGAGTGCGCCTGCAGATAAACTGTTTGAGAAATTCGGATTTAGCGCGGAAGCCGTTGCGGCAAAGATCTAA
- a CDS encoding thioredoxin family protein: MQTLDTINQTLNSNDAVMLYFSAPTCNVCHALKPKLVEAITDQFPTFVIESIDISQTPEIASHFSVFAIPTVLVFFQGREFLRKSRHMSVGEVIDSIERPYNLMLA, encoded by the coding sequence ATGCAAACCTTAGACACCATTAACCAAACACTCAACTCTAACGATGCGGTGATGCTCTATTTTAGCGCACCTACCTGCAACGTTTGCCATGCTCTTAAACCCAAACTCGTTGAAGCGATTACTGACCAATTCCCTACGTTTGTCATAGAGAGTATCGATATTTCGCAAACGCCCGAAATCGCTTCACATTTTAGCGTTTTCGCGATTCCGACGGTGCTTGTCTTTTTTCAAGGGAGAGAATTTTTACGCAAAAGCCGACACATGAGTGTCGGCGAAGTCATCGATTCTATAGAACGTCCCTATAATCTTATGCTTGCGTAA
- a CDS encoding DNA-directed RNA polymerase subunit alpha, which produces MKKIKTSPLLPKEFVVEQISANEANIIAYPFETGFAVSLAHPIRRFLLSSSVGFAPIGIKIEGAKHEFDSVRGMLEDISDFIINLKGIRFKLKNGLKEKEITYSFAGPCEIHGSDLDNDDVEVVTPNAFLATLNEDATLNFSVKIHQGIGYAPSEDVRDILGDGYIALDAYFTPVRRATYAIENVLVEDNPNFEKVVINIATDGQISPVDAFKNALEVMYAQMAVFNSEVSIKAPAAAERGDEHPELKRLGARIEDLGLSARSFNCLDRSNIKYIGEIVMMSQNDLKEVKNLGKKSFEEILEKITEYGYTVGQDLADDLISAIKKKIEAE; this is translated from the coding sequence ATGAAAAAAATTAAGACATCACCGCTTCTTCCGAAAGAGTTTGTCGTCGAGCAAATCAGCGCGAATGAAGCAAACATCATTGCTTATCCGTTTGAAACCGGATTTGCGGTTTCACTCGCCCATCCGATCCGCCGCTTTTTGCTAAGCAGTTCGGTCGGATTCGCACCGATCGGTATTAAAATTGAGGGTGCTAAGCATGAGTTTGACTCTGTGCGCGGTATGCTCGAGGATATTTCGGATTTTATCATTAACCTCAAGGGGATCCGTTTCAAATTAAAAAACGGCCTTAAAGAGAAAGAGATCACTTACAGTTTCGCAGGCCCTTGTGAAATTCATGGAAGTGATTTGGATAATGATGATGTCGAAGTGGTAACCCCGAATGCGTTTTTGGCGACTTTGAATGAAGATGCGACGCTTAATTTCAGCGTTAAAATTCATCAAGGTATCGGATATGCTCCGAGCGAAGATGTACGGGATATTTTGGGTGATGGATACATTGCATTGGATGCGTATTTTACGCCGGTACGCCGTGCAACATACGCGATCGAAAATGTTTTGGTTGAAGACAACCCGAATTTCGAAAAAGTGGTAATCAATATTGCTACTGACGGACAAATTTCTCCGGTCGATGCGTTTAAAAACGCGTTGGAAGTAATGTATGCTCAAATGGCTGTATTCAACAGCGAAGTGAGCATCAAAGCTCCTGCCGCAGCTGAGCGCGGGGATGAGCATCCGGAACTTAAACGTTTGGGTGCCCGCATTGAAGATCTTGGTTTGAGCGCGCGCAGTTTCAACTGTTTGGACCGCTCGAACATCAAATACATCGGCGAGATCGTTATGATGAGCCAAAATGATTTGAAAGAGGTCAAGAACCTCGGTAAAAAGTCGTTTGAAGAGATTTTAGAAAAAATCACTGAGTACGGTTATACTGTAGGGCAAGATTTGGCTGATGATCTTATCAGCGCTATCAAAAAGAAAATCGAAGCTGAATAA
- the rpsK gene encoding 30S ribosomal protein S11, producing the protein MAKRKATRKKIVKKNIARGIVHILASFNNTLVTVTDEMGNMIAWSSAGALGFKGSKKSTPFAAQQAVESAMEKAMVHGIKEVGIKVQGPGSGRETAVKSVGAIEGLRVSFMKDVTPLPHNGCRAPKRRRV; encoded by the coding sequence CAAAAAGAAAAGCAACCCGTAAAAAAATCGTAAAGAAGAATATTGCACGAGGTATCGTACATATCTTGGCTTCATTCAACAATACCCTTGTAACGGTAACAGATGAAATGGGTAACATGATCGCATGGAGCTCAGCCGGTGCCCTTGGTTTCAAAGGTTCTAAAAAATCGACTCCTTTTGCTGCTCAACAAGCGGTAGAATCAGCGATGGAAAAAGCAATGGTCCACGGTATCAAAGAAGTGGGAATTAAAGTTCAAGGACCAGGTTCTGGTCGTGAAACAGCAGTTAAAAGTGTAGGTGCGATCGAAGGTTTACGTGTTTCTTTCATGAAAGACGTTACTCCGCTACCACACAATGGATGTCGTGCGCCTAAGCGCCGACGCGTGTAA